The nucleotide sequence TCGCGATCGGCGATGATGTCCAATTCGCGCACCCGTGCCTGCGCATCAGCGAGCCGCAACGCAAGGGCGGCATGGTCCGCAAAGCCGACCATCATACCCATCTGCTCATCGGTGAACGGCGGGCTGTTCGGACTGCGGGCGATGACAAGGACCCCGCTGTTCGACTCCTCCGCCCGAAGGGGCAGAAGCAAAGCTGGCCCTGAACACTGCGGAGATACTTCCGGAAACTGCAACTCGAGTCGCTCACAGCGTTGCGGGTTCTGCTCGATGAATGCCGCCCCGAAAGAGGTGCGGCCGAGCGGGATCCGGTTCCGCAGCAGACCGGAGCCCTTCTCGCTGGTTTCGACGATGACGAGTTCGTGGACTTCGTTGAAGGGCAGTTCGGGGTCTTCAGGCAGCGCAAGAAACGAAATTTCACCATCTCCGAGCTGATTCGCCTTGGTGACGACGCTGCGGAACACGACATCGGGGTCGTGCCCAGCGAGCAACTCTGTACTTACGTCGCGAGTCGCCTCAATCCAGGCCTGCCTGGTCTGGCCTTGTTCGTAAAGACGGGAATTCGCAATCGCGATACCGGCCGCGGAAGCGAGAGCTTCGACGAGAACCTCATCGTCAGCGGTAAAGGGCTGGCCGTCATTTTTCTCAGTGAGGTACAGATTTCCGAATACCTCCTCACCAATCCGTACCGGAACTCCGAGGAACGTTTTCATGGGCGGGTGGTGTGTCGGAAATCCCACGGAGGAGGGATGTCGCGAGAGGTCATCCATGCGAATTGGTTTCGGCTGGTCAATGAGCAGTCCAAGCACGCCGCGTCCCTCAGGAAGAGGCCCGATGAGTTCGCGAGTGTGTTCGTCAATGCCCTCATAAATGAACTGCACTAGCGAATGATCGTGTCCGCGCACACCTAGTGCACCGTAACGGGCATCAACGAGTTCGATCGCTTTGTGCACGATGGTGCGCAGTGTGACATCGATGTCGAGTCCTGAGGTGACAACCAGCATCGCCTCGATGAGGCCATCCGTGCGGTCCTTCGAGTCGATCATCTCTTCAATCCGCTGCTGGGTTTCGCGGAGAAGTTCACGCAACCTGAGCTGCGAGAGGGTTCCGCGGACCTGGCCCGGCTGCTCACCATGAGTCTCGAGGGAAGGCACCATAGACCCATTCTGTCACCCCGCGCCCTCACATGCGTCGGTGTCAGGGCATTCTCGCAACAGTGTGTGATCAAAGTGCGAAGACCTCGCAGGAGCCAGGCGGGAGATCCGCGGTGGCGCCGTTGCAG is from Hoyosella subflava DQS3-9A1 and encodes:
- a CDS encoding sensor histidine kinase; the encoded protein is MVPSLETHGEQPGQVRGTLSQLRLRELLRETQQRIEEMIDSKDRTDGLIEAMLVVTSGLDIDVTLRTIVHKAIELVDARYGALGVRGHDHSLVQFIYEGIDEHTRELIGPLPEGRGVLGLLIDQPKPIRMDDLSRHPSSVGFPTHHPPMKTFLGVPVRIGEEVFGNLYLTEKNDGQPFTADDEVLVEALASAAGIAIANSRLYEQGQTRQAWIEATRDVSTELLAGHDPDVVFRSVVTKANQLGDGEISFLALPEDPELPFNEVHELVIVETSEKGSGLLRNRIPLGRTSFGAAFIEQNPQRCERLELQFPEVSPQCSGPALLLPLRAEESNSGVLVIARSPNSPPFTDEQMGMMVGFADHAALALRLADAQARVRELDIIADRDRIARDLHDHVIQRLFAIGLSLQGAIPRTRTPEIRQRISDATDDLQTVIQEIRTAIFDLHGGTHGAVGLRKRLDEAISQLTRDSSLRTSVHIAGPLSVVEPELADHAEAVLREAVSNAVRHAHGKSLTINIGVDNDLKIEVIDDGVGVPAGTPQSGLKNMQSRADDLDGDFSVTSTAGGGTRVVWSAPLP